AAGTTTATTTTAATTAGTGCTGTACAAAAACCGCCGCTTGTTTCCCAATCGCGATTGGTAAACATTTCAATATCTCCGCCATAACGATATCCTCCGCTAATACCAAGCACAATTTTAGAAACAACAGGAATGCTTGCCCCTACTTTAACATACCCACCCCAAGCGCCACCACTGTCCGATTCGGTGGATTCCGGATCTGAAACCTTAATATCAACAAGGCATAGGTACCCTCCTAACCCGGCATTTAAGGTAATTTTCTCCGCGATTTTATAAGAAAAAACAGGTCCCAAGGAAATATAATCCACGTCTACATCGGCCACCTCTTGATTTTCAGCAAGTAGATCAAGATCTGATTCGTCAAGCCTGAATCCAGACCAAGACGCTTCAATTCCGATACTATCAGTAATTTTAACTCCCATTCCTACATTAAGGCCTAGTTTGCCGTCAATATTAATATCAGATTTGTCATCAACCTTTAAGCTTCCGAAAAACATATATTCCGGACCGGCAAAGATGGTGACTCTTCCAAAATCTTCCTCGGCTCTTTCTTCTGCCAATGAGATTGGAACCGCAAAACAAACTACCATAAACAACGCAAATACTAAAACTATAATCCTTTTCATAACAATGCCCTCCTTACAAGCATAATACTATTATTAATAAAAATAAAAAATCTGAACAAATTGTCTACCTCCTTTCATTTGCTTAAATTATTTCGTTAACAATAGCGAAAAATTTTAAAAGATCAGAAATTATAACAAAAAAAACATTAATCCAATGAATTCTTGTTTAATTTTGAATAAACACTATATTATAACTTAAATCTTGTCAAGTTTATTTAGTAATACGCAAAAACTTATGGCAGTTTTTCAAAAACTACTCTACAATTTCCAACAATCTAATTTTACACCTCTCCGCCATGTCTTCAATGATAATTCCCTCTTTTAGTAAATCCCCCCTGATTTTATCCGCCTCCGCGTAATTTTTTTCTTTTCTCGCTTTCCCTCTATTTGAAATCATCGTTTGAACCGTTTTAGTCGCCAATATTTTAGTCAGCCGCTCCTGATAATTTTCAAAAAGCGGTTTGATAAATCCGAAAACTTGGTCAATTTCAAAAATATATTTTTCTATCTCCCGCGCTTGGCTAGATGATATTCGCGGCATTATTTTATAAACCTCTTCTATAAAATCAAAGAGAGCCGCCAGAGCTAAACTAATATTTAAATCACTATCCATCGCTTTTTTAAATTCTTCCCTATTTCGCGATATTGTATTTTTAATATCTAAATTATTACTCCCGCCGTTAGTAATAAAAGAAAGCTCCGCCAAAAAACTCAAAAACTTTTCCGCAATTATTTTCGCTTCCTTAAAATCATCAAAAGAAAAATCCAGAATCTTGCGGTAATGCGTTTTTAATAAAACCAATCTTAATAAAAGCGGATTGCATCCCTTCTCTTGAATGTCGCGCAGAGTGTAAAAATTCCCGAGCGACTTGCTCATTTTTTTGCCATTCACAAGCAAATGCTCGTTATGCGCCCAGTAATTGACGAATTTTTTTTCCGTCGCCGCTTCCGATTGGGCGATTTCGTTCGTGTGGTGCGGAAAAACCAAATCCGCCCCGCCCGTGTGAATATCAAACCGTTCTCCTAAATATTTCATTGACATTGCCGAACATTCAATATGCCAGCCCGGCCGTCCTTTTCCAAGTTCCGTCTCCCAAAAAACATCCCCGTCCTCCTTCTGCCACGCCTTCCATAAAACAAAATCATTCGCTTCTTCTTTTTCATATTCGTCGCTAATATTTAGCCGCCCGCTAGCATTCTTTTTTAATGTTCTTTTTTCTAATCGCGCCAATTCGCCGTATTTTTTAAATTTCGAAATATCAAAATAGATTGAACCGCCTGACTCGTAGGCAGAGCCATTTTTAAGTAATTTTTGAACCAAAGCGACCATTTCGGAAATATGCTCCGTCGCCTTGGGCAGAACATTCGGCATTTCCACATTCAACGCCTCCATGTCTTTAATAAATTCTTTTGTGTAAAATTCAGTAAATTCTTTAAGCGTCTGGCCTTTTTTTTGGCTATCTCTAATCGTCTTATCGTCAATATCTGTAATATTCATCACCTGCTCAACCTCAAAACCGCTGAACGCCAAATACCGCCTCAAAAGGTCGGCAAAAACATACGCTCTCAAATTTCCGATATGGGCGAAATCATAAACAGTCGGTCCGCAAGAATACATCCCGACCTTGCCTTTTTTAATCGGCTTAAAAACCTCGCTTTTCCTCGTTAGGGTATTAAACAATCTCAACATATTTTTATTCTATCATACAAACAAAAACCGCGAAAGTTAAAAGCGGCCTTTTGGACCGCTTTGTTGTGTTATTATAGTGGAAGCCCTCCGCCGCCAGGCTCAAGTTCTTTTCCGCATTTTGGGCATTTTCCGGGACGGTTAACTACCACTCTCTGGTTATGATCATGACCGCTGATATTGTAACAAAAATGCCATTTAGAATTAATCGGCGCGAGATAACGCCCTTCCTCGCAAACCCCTTGATTGCGATTGTCCATATAATCATTTACTATCACGCTTCTTTCCTCTTCGCCATGTTCTGTGTCAAGCATATCGACCATAAATACCCCTTTTTTCTCCCTAAAATTGTTAAAAAACTATATCCTCTTATCTTTTTTAATATCCTGCCTTATTTTCTCCATAAAATCAAACATAAAACGCAAATTATGAATTGTCGCCAGGCGCGCCGCGAGTATTTCTTTTGCTCTGAAAAGATGATGTAAATAGGCGCGAGTGAAATTTTGACAAGTATAACACTGGCAATTTTTCATAATTGGTTTTTTATCTATTTTATAAGTTGTTTTAAAAATATCCAATTTGCCTCGCTCAGTCAATAGCGTCCCATGCCTCGCCAGTCGCGTCGGCTCAACGCAGTCAAAAAGGTCAATTCCTCTTTTAACCGCTTCTCTAACATCTTCTAAATACCCAATACCTAATAAATGGCGCAGCTTGTTTTCGGGAAGATAGGGAATAATCCAATCAAGCGCCTTTTTCATCTCGCCTTTCCCAAACGAACCTCCTATTCCAAATCCATCAAAAGGCATTTCGCCGATAAAGCGCGCGCTTTCTTTTCTTAAATCCTCAAAAAGACCGCCTTGAACAATGCCAAAAAGAAATTGATTATCTTTATTTTTCGCCTTTAAACATCTTTCTGCCCAGCGATGCGTCCGTCCCATCGCCTTTTTTGTGTAATCATAATCTGCCAAAGGAGAAGAACATTCATCAAAAGCGAAAATAATATCAGCGCCTAAGTCCTCTTGAATCTTGATTGAAATTTCTGGCGTAAAGCGATGCGCGGAACCGTCCAAATGAGAGGTAAAATCAACCCCCTCCTCATCAATCTTGACTAATGAAGCATGGGAGGAATGGGGACAGTCCCCAATTTTTGGGGACTGTCCCCATTCCTTTTCCCCCTCTTTCAAAATCTTACCAACCTTATCTTGAATCGCCATCCCTAAACTAAAAACCTGAAAACCGCCACTATCAGTCGCCGTCACTCCTTGCCAATTCATAAATTTATGCAGCCCGCCCATCTTCTTTACAATTTTATTCCCCGGCTGAAGATACAAATGATAAGCGTTAGCCAAAACGCCCTCAAAACCAATTTTTTTAATATCTTCCGGGGTTAATCCTTTAACCGACGCCTTAGTCGCCACGGGAAAAAACGCCGGCGTTCTCATTACCCCGTTAGCGGTTTTAATCACTCCCAACCGCGCCTGCGATTTTGAATGTTTTTTTGTAATTTTGAAAAATGACATAAATTTATGCTTGTTGGGGGCTGCCCCCGCAACGGGGGCAGCCCCCAACTCTTTATTCTCTTATTTTATATCCCGCCACTCCAAACGCGACTACCACATTAAGCGACTCTTTCTTCCCCGCCATCGGCAAATGAATAATCTTATCTGATTTTTTCAAAACCGAAAGCGAGACGCCTTTAACTTCATTTCCAATCACCAAAGCCATCGGAAATTTCGGCTTGAATTTATTATAAGCGACGCTATTTTTCGTCTGCTCTAAAGCGACGATAAAAACGCCTTCTTTCTTAAGTTTGTCAATGACTCGCCATATTTGCGAATGATATTCCCACGGAATATTTTTTTCCGCGCCTAAAGCGGTCTTTGAAATTTTATCTCGCGGCGGCTTTCCGCAAATCCCGCATAAAAAAATTTTATCAACGCCCAAAGCATCGGCTGTCCTAAAGACCGAACCGATATTCTCCAAACTGCGAATATTATCGCAAACAACATAAAATTTATTTTTTCCCATATCGTCCTGAGTTTGGGGGCTGCCCCCGCAGCGGGGGCAGCCCCCAAACAAATCAAAGTTAAAGGGCTGTCGGCATTTCCAACAACCCTTTTTTGTTATAAATCATACTTTAAAACCCCATCGTGATGCGCCTGCGCTCCCCTCGCTCCACTTAACATTCCACGCGTCACAACCGACTTCCCGCGAACCGGCTTTTCTTTTTGAGCGACAACCTTAAGATGTCTGCCTAAAATCTCGTCTTTAACTTCTATCCCCAATTCGCCAATAATTTCCAGAAAAACCTCCTCTTCTCTTTTGTATCCGTAGATAAGAGACTTAGAGGTGTTAATTTCCCCGCCAGCATCCTTAAATGCTAGCACGCATCTTGAAAAAAAAGCGCGGGGACGGGTTGATTGATATCTCCCTGTTTTGATAATTTGCTTAACGATATTTTTGAGTAAAACTCTGCCCTTCTCTGAAAAAATAGTCATTTTCTCCATACTCCCCCCCTTTTTTTAAAAGTTAAAGGTTAAAGAAATTTAAAGAACCAAACTTGGCTAGATTATAACAAAATGTTTTCTATTTGTCAAGCCCTTATTCCCACAGTTTTTTTGCCTCGGCCCAGATCGCGTTGTTCCCCTGTTCCTTTTTTTGGTACCACCATTCAACACCCCACAAATAAAATTCATCGAGACCAGTCTGACGCGCGTATTCAATTACATCTTTAAATTTTTCTAAATCCATTGACTTTGCCTGTTCCTCTGCGCTTGTTTCTTGAATTGAGGTTTGACTCCACGGCTCGGCTTGAAGTTCAATCACAATCACTCTTTCTATTTCTGTAAAAAACCTTACGAAATCAGCCCTTTTTTTATAAAAAACAGGCGGAATAGGATACTCAACTCGTCCAAATGTATCGCTCCAAACATTACGATAAAGAGTCGTTCCTAAAACATCGCCTCGCAAAGCAGGTTGAATCCAACTACTCAATTCCCCACTGGCTGTCATAATAATTGTTTTTCCAGAGATATTCAATTCCCGAACCAAAGCAACTTCTTTATCTAAAAATTGCTTATCCAACGGCGGACATTCGCCAAATCCTCTTAAAAATGGTTCGTTTTCAACTTGCCATGCCTTAATGGTTTCGCTCTCGCTATAATGATTAACAATTTCCTCCAACATCAACAAAATTCGCTCCTGTTGTTCAGAGACCATCAAATTATCCGCCCATTCTGGAGAATGACATTCTGGCCATCTGGGTACTTTTCGCCCGACGACTAAAATAACATCTGCGTCCCTTTCTTCCGCTCGCGCAATCTGCCAATCCAAATCATCAAAAAAATATTCCCCTTGGCTTGGTTCTATCTTGTCCCAATAGGCGACCAAGCGAAGTTTTTTTACGCCCAATCCGTCCAAGATATCCAAATAAGCCGCCTGCCAATCAAGCCCCATTTCCTCGGCAAACTTTTGACTGAAGGTGACGCCAAAGACGGCATTCTCGGCGGGAACAGCTTCCCCCGTGAACAGATAAACAAAAACGCCCGCCAAAAGAATAACAATTAAAAGAATTGTTATAAGCAAAATGCGGAGCGGATTAAAAATATCTTTAAATAATTTTCGTTCTTCCATAAAACTACAACGCTAAAATTCCCAAACCGAAAACAATAAATAAAATCGCCGTTAATTTTTGTAAAATAATTTTATAATTAACCCTCTCCTGAATAATTTTCGGAAATTTTTTGGAAAGAAATAAAACAATAATTAAAAGAAAAACATATTGAACCCCCTGCAAAGCGTTCACTATCGAAACGCTCCCTAAATAAATGGCATAATTAAGCAAAACAAACGCGCAAGCGGAAAGAATTTTATTGGAAATAAACAACCCGCCTATTCCTATTTTAACAGATTTTGATGTTTTGAAAATAGTCGTGCGCGCGGAGGGAATTAAGAGCAAAGAACAAGCGCCTAAAACGCCGCCTAGCCGAACCCAAATAAAGCCGTTAATAAACGACTGCCCGTTAAAAACAAACTTGGTTAAAACAAAAGAAAGAGCGAATAAAAACGCGGCCGAAACAGCAATTAATAAGCCCTTGGATAAAAAGGTTTGAGCGCTTTTTTGAGGCAAAAACATAATTACTCCTCCAAAAACAAGAAAGCAAAAAGATATTAACTGGTGAGACGCCAATCGTTCGTTTAGAAAAAAATATGTTAAAAATAGCGTAAAAATAGGAACCAATCCGCCCACAATCGGAGCGACAACCGACACCTCGTTCGTTTGAATAGTCCGATAAAAAAACAAAATCGCGAAGACAAAAGCGATTCCCGCGGCAAAACCACCGACCATTTGCCAAAAGGACATTAAAGAAAAACCGAACGGGATCAAAAACAAAGAAGCCGCCCCGCCCAAAAGCCCGACAAAAAAAGCGGCGGCCGCTGGTCGCAAAACCGTCTTTGAAAGCAAAAATTTATCAACTGTAAAAACAACAGCCAATAAAAAATGCGCGATGATAGCAATAAATAACCAGTCCATAAAATTACATCTCCAGCTCATTCCGCCCGCAAATCTCCGCATAAACGCGCGCGCTTCGCCTGACCCGTCTCTCCATTGTTTTGTAATCCACCTCCACTAATCCAAATCTCGGCCAAAAACCTTTATCCCACTCAAAATTATCAATCAGCGACCAGTGTAAATATCCCTTCACATTTACTCCATTCTTAATCGCTTTGTGAATCCAAAATAAATGCTCTTTAATAAATTTTTCTCTCCTTTTGTCTTGAGCGTCGGCTAATCCGTTTTCGGTAATATAAATCGGCTTTTCGTATTTTTCCAAATCCTTGAGAACATAATAAATGCCTTTTGGATAAATTTCCCAACCCATATCAGTAAGTTCTTTGTTTTTGTTTTGGTTAAACCTGAACCACTTATAATAGTTAAGACCGATAAAATCCTGCTTCTCTTTAATTTTATTCAGAAAATATTTATTCCAAAAATAATCAGCGAACTTTGCCAACAATCCGCCCTCAAAATAGATATTGTTTTTAGCGACGCCCACTTGGCAATCCAAGTCAATCAAATGCAAGGAACGATAAGCCAAGTGATGCGCTTTGGCTAAATTATTCAAAACCTTAAAATATTTAAAAATATTTTTATTCTGCGGCGTCCATTTTCCTGTCAAAAAAGATTGCGCCGTGTAAATATTCGGCTCGTTCAAAGTAATCCAAAAATCAACCAAATCAAATAAATTCTCGCTAATAATTTTTACAAATCTATCAAAATAATAAGGCGCCTTTGGATTAAGCCACCCGCCTTTTTCTGCGAACCAAATAGGCAAGGTCCAATGATTAAGCGTGACAAATGGTTCTATTCCTCTTTTTTTCAAAGCCAAAAGAACTTGGCGGTAATGTTCAATTTCTCCCTTATTAATCATCCCTTCCTTCGGCTCAATCCGCGACCACTCAATTGAAAAACGATGCGCATTATGATTAAGCGATTTGGCAAGAGCAAAATCCTCCTCAAATCTCTGATAATGCTCGCAAGCCCGGCCAGCATCCCCTTTCTCCCACTCCGACCAATTATTAACATTCCCGCCCTCAACCTGATGAGCGGCCGTCCCCGCCCCCCACAAAAACCCGTCTGGAAATTTATATGTTTTAATTTTAGACATTTTCTTAAATTTGGGGGCTGCCCCCGCAACGGGGGCAGCCCCCAAATTTCTTACCTCTGACATCGCGGACAAAAATACGATGAACGACTGCCTGTTTTTACCCTTTTAATTTTTTCTCCGCAAACGCGGCAATCTTCTCCCTCACGCTGATAAACCTTCGCAAGCGGCATATACCCTCCCTTTCTCCCGTAAGCGTCAAGATAATCCCTGTCCGAACTCCCTTTCTTTTTTAAAGCAAGCGACAAAACATTTTTAATCGCCTCATAAATCGCCTTTATCTCTTTTTCTTTTAATGTCCCCGCGTTTCTATCAGGCAAAACCCCGGCAGAAAACAAAATCTCGCAAGCGTAAATATTGCCAATCCCCGCGATAAATTTTTGGTCCATCAAAAGCGTTTTAATGACCGACTTTTTCCTTTTCTCAATCCGTTCCTTAAATAAATTAAAAGAAAAACTTTTATCAAGCGGCTCGGGACCAAAATTCATTTCATCAAAAAAATTGCCCAAATCTTTTTCCGAAATCAATTTAACAAAACCAAACTTCCGCAAGTCATTATGAAGCAAATAACTCCCGTCCGTAAAATAATAAACAATATGACTATGCTTCCCCACCTCTCCGTTAAAAATCAGTTGCCCGCTCAATTTCAAATGAATAACTAAAAAGTTCCCACTAGACAGTTTAATCAAAAGCAACTTCGCCCGCCTCTCAACACCCTCTATTTTCGCCCCCACGACCGCCTTCTTAAATTTCCCCAAAGACGCCTTAACCATTCCTGGCAAAGAAACCAAAACCCGCTCAATCTTTTTCCCTTTGAGCGCCTGCCCCAACTGCCTCCCAATTGTCTCCACCTCCGGCATTTCCGGCATAGTAATTAATTTTATCTTGGCGTTTCTTTGTATTGAGTAGCGACGAGAACGCCTTTTAGCGCATCTATGTCTTCTAAGACCACTCCTGTCCCGCGGACGACTGCCGTAAGGGGGTCTTCAACCAATTTAACTGGCATTTCTGTTTGCTCGGCAATTAATCGGTCAAGCCCTCGCAACAAACCGCCACCGCCCACTAAAAAGATACCTCGGGTCATAATATCAGCCACTAATTCCGGAGGCGTTTCTTCAATAGTCGCTTTAATTGAATTAACTAATAATTTAATTGAATGATTTAACGCTTTTCGGATTTGGCTGTCATTCACAATAACCTCTTTTGGCAGGCCGGTAATAATATCTCTCCCTCTCATCGCTGTTTCTATTGGTTCATCTAACGCGCAAGCCGAACCAACCGCTATCTTTATATCCTCCGCCGTTTTTTCGCCTAAAAGAAGATTAAATTCTTCGCGCGCGTAATTAACAATATCCTCGTTAAATTTATCTCCGGCAATCCGCAAACTGCGGCTAACGACAATCCCGCCCAGAGAAATGACAGCGACTTCCGATGTCCCGCCGCCAATATCAACGATCATATTGCCCGTCGCTTCTTGAACAGGCATTCTGACTCCAATCGCCGCCGCCATCGGTTCTTCAATTAGATAGACCTCGCGCGCGCCGGCGTTTCTGACCGCATCTTCAACCGCCCTTTTCTCCACTTCCGTCACGCCCGAAGGGATGCCAACCACGACGCGCGGTCGCGGCAAAATAGAAAAACTTTCTCGGTGAACTTTATCAATAAAAAATTTGAGCATCTGCTCGGTCACTTCAAAATCGGAAACAACCCCCGCCACCAAAGGCCGCGAAGCGACAATGTGCGCCGGCGTCCGTCCAACCATTTTTTTCGCTTCCTGCCCAATAGACAAAATCTGACCTGTTTTTTGGTTAATCGCCACGACTGACGGCTCATTAATAACAATCCCTCGTCCTTTGACATAGACGAGAGTGTTCGCTGTCCCTAAATCAATTCCGATATCCTTTGAAAAAAATCCGAAAAATTTATTAAGCATTGATTTCTTCTAATAAGTTCTGTTTTTTGACTAATTTTATCTCTTCGCTGTCTCTTTTTTTAATTTCAACCGAATCTGATTCAACCGTTTTCCCGCTAACCACTAAACGCCAAGGAATGCCAATTAAGTCGGCGTCGGCAAACTTCGCGCCAGGAGAAGCGTTGTCTCGGTCATCATAAAGAACCTCTATTTTATTTTCTATTAATTTATTATAAATATCATCGGCGAAATCTCGCGTTTCTTTTTCTTTGCCCAAAGACAACAAATGAACAGCGTAAGGGGCCACTTCTTCAGGCCAAATAATTCCTTTCTCATCATGATGAACTTCAACGATCGTCCCCATTGTTCGACTCGGTCCAAGACCATAACATCCCATCTCAACAAAATGGATTTTATCGCTCGCATCTGCATACGAAAAACCAAACGGCTCGGAAAATCGCGTTCCCAGTTTAAAAATATTTCCGACTTCAACCGCTTTTTCCACTCGCAAATCGCCGCTTTGACAAACGGGGCATTCTTTTTGCTCTTCAATGATTTCTTTATTAACCGCCACCTTGCATTTATCGCAGATATAAATCGTATCTTCGCCGGCGTCCGTTAGCGTTTGAAATTCATGGGAATATTTTGAAAACGCTCCACCCGAAGCAAAGGTCAGATAAGTGATGTCTCCCAATCCGCATCTTTTGTAAACCTTAAAATACGCTTCCTTCGCTACTTCGTAAAATTTATCCAAGTCCTCTTTGTCGGTATGAAAAGAATACAAATCCTTCATGGAAAATTCCCTCCCCCGAATCAGTCCTGCTTTGGCGCGCAACTCGTTTCTGAATTTGGTTTGAATTTGATAGACATAAGCGGGCAATTCTTTGTATGAAGAAACATATTTTTTAACTAAGGGGACAACGATTTCCTCGTGGGTCGCGCCCAAAGCGTATTCTTTTTTGTCGGCGCCCGCCAACTTGAAAAGAACATCAAAGTTATCCCAACGACCTGTTTGCTCCCAAACCTTTTTCGGCGTCAGAGAAGGCATCAAAATTTCCTGCCCGCCAATCGCATTCATCTCTTCGCGAATTATATGACAAATCTTGTTATGAACTCTCAACCCCAAAGGCAAAAACGAGTAAACGCCCGCGCTCACTTTTTCTATAAAACCGCCTCTAATTAAAACTTCCGCGTTAAAACTGGTCTCATCCTTCGGCGCCTCTTTAATTGTTTTTGTAAAAAGTTTTGATTGTCTCATAAGTTAATTGGGGGCTGCCCCCGCAACGGGGGCAGCCCCCAATTTTAACTAAAACAACCACTCAATGGGGTTGTTTTTTTGCTTTATGATTTAATTTCCAGCGCGAGTATTCTTTCGTCGTGTTCTTCTATTTTATTGTCATGTCTTTTATAAAGTTCAGTTGATGCTGTGTTCTCCTGCTCTAAATCACCCAATTTTTTAAAAATCTTATCTTGACCAGTTAAAATTTTATCAAACTTATCTTTAATTTGATTATCAACACTAGCAAATTTCTTATCAATATTATTAAATTTTTTATCTAAGTAATCTACAAATTCTTTATCCATTTTGTTTTCCCTCCTTATTTTTATTCTACCACAAAATCAACAAAACTAAAACAGCCGCGCCACATCTCTCCATGTAATCGCGACCATTAGAAGAATTAAAAGCGCGAAGCCAGCCGTGTGCGTAATTCTTTCAATATTTTGGCTAATCGGCGAACCCTTGATTTTCTCAATTCCCAAGAAAAGCAATCGCCCCCCGTCAAGCGCCGGGAAAGGAAGAATGTTAATAATCGCCAAGTTAATATTAAGAACAGCCGCCAATTGGATGATATAAATCAAGCCGAGCTGCGCCGCCTGACCGGTTAAATTGAAAATATAGACGGGACCGCCGCCTTCTATCGCTGACTTTCCCGTTGAAACCAATTGCCAAAGCAAACCACCCAAAGCGATCACAATGGCATAAGTCATATAAAAAACATCCGCGACGCCCGAATAAATCGCCTGATACCACGGTTGAGAAACAATCGTCGTTCTCGCCAAAGCGACTCCCAAACTGCCTTCACCCGATGGCGGATTAACTCGCGCGAACATTTTCTTTTCCAAGACCTCATCTCCTCTGTGGATAACCGCCGTAATCTCTTCGCCCTCATGCGCGGTAATAAAATATTGCATCTCTCCAACCATCTCCACTTCTATTTCTTCATCCCCCGCCTTGAGTCGCGCAACTGTGTCGCCCATCTGAATTCCCGCTTGCTCGGCGGGAGAACCAAAAGCGACCTGGACAATCTGAACCTTCGCTCCGCTCGCGCCTACCGCATCTTCATCCTCAATCATCGTCGGAAGTCCAACCCAATGCCCAACGCCCAAAAGAAAAGCCGCCAAAACCAAATTCATCGTCACCCCCGCGACCAAAACAATCGC
This genomic stretch from Patescibacteria group bacterium harbors:
- a CDS encoding site-2 protease family protein; protein product: MFLTIIVFVLILGLLVFVHELGHFVMAKRAGIKVEEFGFGFPPRVFGIKRGETIYSINLLPLGGFVKIYGEDGLDKKDIQPADKGRAFGDKPIGTRAIVLVAGVTMNLVLAAFLLGVGHWVGLPTMIEDEDAVGASGAKVQIVQVAFGSPAEQAGIQMGDTVARLKAGDEEIEVEMVGEMQYFITAHEGEEITAVIHRGDEVLEKKMFARVNPPSGEGSLGVALARTTIVSQPWYQAIYSGVADVFYMTYAIVIALGGLLWQLVSTGKSAIEGGGPVYIFNLTGQAAQLGLIYIIQLAAVLNINLAIINILPFPALDGGRLLFLGIEKIKGSPISQNIERITHTAGFALLILLMVAITWRDVARLF